The Apteryx mantelli isolate bAptMan1 chromosome Z, bAptMan1.hap1, whole genome shotgun sequence genome has a segment encoding these proteins:
- the LPL gene encoding lipoprotein lipase — MGRAALLAALCLCLRWVPAPCAAPADEAEKNFEGIESKFSLRTAAEPDEDLCYLVPGQVETLAHCNFNHTSKTFVVIHGWTVTGMYESWVPKLVDALYKREPDSNVIVVDWLSRAQQHYPVSAAYTKLVGKDVAMFIDWMEEEIKYPLNNVHLLGYSLGAHAAGIAGSLTKKKVNRITGLDPAGPTFEYADAPTRLSPDDADFVDVLHTYTRGSPDRSIGIQKPVGHVDIYPNGGGFQPGCNLGEALRLIAEKGFADVDQLVKCSHERSIHLFIDSLLYEEKPSMAYRCTTKEAFEKGLCLSCRKNRCNNLGYKVNRVRTKRNSKMYLKTRAQMPYKVFHYQVKIHFFGKTNTTKTNQPFQISLYGTLDESENIAFTLPEVSSNKTFSFLIYTEVDIGDLLMLKLQWDKDTFFSWSDWWTPFTFNIQRVRVKSGETQKKVVFCSRDGISRLSKGEEAAIFVKCMEQPVNRKRGGAKKASKENSAHESA, encoded by the exons AAGCTGAGAAGAATTTTGAGGGAATCGAGAGCAAATTTTCCCTACGGACAGCTGCTGAGCCCGACGAGGATCTCTGCTACCTGGTTCCTGGGCAGGTGGAGACCCTGGCACACTGCAACTTCAACCACACCAGTAAAACCTTCGTAGTGATCCATGGATGGACG GTGACAGGGATGTATGAAAGTTGGGTCCCAAAGCTGGTGGATGCTTTGTACAAGAGGGAACCTGACTCAAATGTCATTGTGGTTGACTGGCTCAGTCGGGCTCAGCAGCACTACCCCGTGTCTGCTGCCTACACTAAGCTGGTGGGAAAGGATGTCGCTATGTTTATTGACTGGATGGAG GAGGAAATCAAGTACCCTCTCAACAACGTCCATTTGCTGGGGTACAGTCTGGGTGCTCATGCTGCTGGGATTGCTGGGAGTCTGACCAAGAAGAAGGTCAACAGAATTACTG GGCTGGATCCTGCTGGTCCCACCTTTGAGTATGCTGATGCCCCCACCCGCCTCTCCCCGGACGATGCGGACTTTGTGGATGTCCTACACACCTACACTCGGGGCTCTCCGGATCGCAGCATCGGGATCCAGAAGCCGGTCGGACACGTTGACATTTATCCTAACGGTGGAGGTTTCCAGCCAGGTTGCAACTTAGGAGAGGCTCTCCGTCTGATTGCGGAAAAAGGCTTTGCCG atgTGGATCAGCTGGTGAAATGCTCTCATGAACGATCCATTCACCTGTTCATTGACTCCCTCCTCTACGAAGAAAAGCCGAGCATGGCCTACCGCTGCACCACAAAGGAGGCCTTTGAGAAGGGCCTCTGCCTGAGCTGCCGGAAGAACCGTTGCAACAATTTGGGTTATAAGGTCAATAGAGTGAGAACGAAGAGAAACAGCAAAATGTACTTGAAGACTCGTGCGCAGATGCCCTATAAAG TCTTTCATTACCAGGTCAAGATCCATTTCTTTGGGAAGACTAATACGACCAAGACAAACCAGCCTTTCCAGATCTCTTTGTATGGCACTCTAGATGAGAGTGAGAACATTGCTTTCACCCT gcCTGAAGTTTCCTCAAACAAGACATTCTCCTTCCTGATTTACACAGAAGTGGATATTGGTGACCTGCTTATGCTAAAGCTGCAGTGGGATAAAGACACTTTCTTCAGCTGGTCTGACTGGTGGACTCCTTTTACATTTAACATCCAGAGAGTCAGAGTAAAGTCAGGAGAAACTCAGAAAAA GGTGGTGTTCTGCTCCCGAGACGGCATCTCGCGCCTCAGTAAAGGAGAAGAAGCAGCAATATTTGTGAAATGCATGGAGCAGCCGGTCAACCGGAAAAGAGGAGG tgcCAAGAAAGCCTCTAAAGAAAATTCTGCTCATGAATCTGCTTAG